A single Thermaerobacter sp. FW80 DNA region contains:
- the purS gene encoding phosphoribosylformylglycinamidine synthase subunit PurS: MSGSGARARTRLAARAEGVPVEPGRPGRGIPPAGVARGGEAGAGAGEATRGDGATSPTGPGRFFRAVVEVDLRPGSLDAQGEAVRSALWAMGFGEVAAVRVGKRIELDLTAPTAAAAEARVRTMAERLLANPVLEVFRVRVEPATARPAATPGPAGAAGAAGPTPGPVPAAPAAPGRGRGRAGPRRRARGAAGG; the protein is encoded by the coding sequence ATGAGCGGGTCTGGAGCCCGGGCGCGGACCCGGCTGGCGGCGAGGGCGGAGGGGGTCCCGGTGGAGCCGGGGCGGCCGGGGAGGGGGATCCCGCCCGCCGGCGTCGCCCGAGGCGGCGAGGCGGGCGCCGGTGCGGGGGAGGCCACGCGGGGGGACGGCGCCACATCGCCCACTGGCCCCGGCCGGTTCTTCCGCGCGGTGGTGGAGGTGGACCTGCGCCCCGGCTCCCTGGACGCCCAGGGGGAGGCGGTGCGGTCGGCGCTCTGGGCCATGGGCTTCGGCGAAGTGGCCGCAGTGCGCGTGGGCAAGCGGATCGAGCTCGACCTGACGGCGCCCACGGCCGCAGCGGCGGAGGCCCGGGTGCGGACGATGGCGGAGCGGCTGCTGGCGAACCCCGTGCTGGAGGTCTTCCGGGTGCGGGTGGAACCGGCCACCGCTCGACCCGCGGCGACGCCCGGGCCGGCCGGCGCGGCGGGGGCGGCGGGGCCGACGCCCGGCCCCGTCCCGGCGGCGCCGGCTGCGCCGGGCAGGGGGCGCGGGCGGGCCGGCCCGCGGCGGCGGGCGAGGGGTGCAGCCGGCGGGTGA
- the purE gene encoding 5-(carboxyamino)imidazole ribonucleotide mutase, with translation MAAEATPNPPTQDAESGGCIPRVGILMGSDSDLPILRQAFEVLNDLGIPFEATVASAHRTPERVARYAASAADRGLEVLIAAAGSAAHLAGVVAAHTLLPVIGVPLQGGAAGGLDALLATAQMPRGVPVATVALDGAANAALLAARILALKDPGLRERLAAYRRRMQARVAEADRRLQAELAQIPAAVTPPGDPAAWQADGVPTAAPPADAAPTAAGIGTVQAAHPAGAAADRPASPGGVAGSSAAGARGPGRGAAPGAAGATGRQGEAPVASGRAGEAAVATGQEGEAPAATGRAVAP, from the coding sequence GTGGCAGCCGAAGCGACGCCGAACCCACCGACCCAGGACGCCGAGTCCGGCGGCTGCATCCCCCGGGTCGGCATCCTCATGGGCAGCGACTCCGACCTCCCCATCCTCCGCCAGGCCTTCGAGGTGCTGAACGACCTGGGCATCCCCTTCGAAGCCACCGTGGCCTCCGCCCACCGCACGCCCGAGCGGGTCGCCCGCTACGCCGCCTCGGCGGCCGACCGGGGCCTGGAGGTGCTGATCGCCGCCGCGGGCAGCGCCGCCCACCTGGCGGGCGTGGTGGCCGCCCACACGCTGCTGCCGGTCATCGGCGTGCCGCTGCAGGGCGGGGCGGCGGGGGGGCTCGATGCCCTGTTGGCGACCGCCCAGATGCCGCGCGGCGTGCCCGTCGCCACCGTGGCCCTGGACGGTGCGGCCAACGCCGCCCTGCTGGCCGCCCGCATCCTGGCACTCAAGGATCCCGGCCTGCGGGAGCGGCTGGCGGCCTACCGCCGGCGGATGCAGGCGCGGGTCGCGGAGGCCGACCGGCGGCTCCAGGCGGAGCTGGCCCAGATCCCGGCGGCCGTGACGCCGCCCGGCGATCCCGCCGCCTGGCAGGCCGACGGTGTGCCGACCGCGGCACCGCCCGCGGACGCCGCCCCGACCGCGGCCGGCATCGGGACGGTCCAGGCCGCGCACCCGGCCGGGGCGGCCGCCGACCGGCCGGCATCGCCCGGGGGCGTGGCCGGTTCGTCCGCCGCAGGGGCCCGCGGGCCGGGTCGCGGTGCCGCTCCAGGGGCAGCCGGCGCGACCGGGCGGCAGGGTGAGGCGCCCGTCGCGTCCGGGCGGGCGGGGGAGGCAGCGGTCGCGACCGGGCAGGAGGGCGAGGCGCCCGCCGCGACCGGGCGGGCGGTGGCCCCATGA
- the purC gene encoding phosphoribosylaminoimidazolesuccinocarboxamide synthase, protein MALPQAQIPPRGERLYEGKAKVVYATADPGLVRIYFKDDATAFDGRKRGTIGEKGRLNARIAAHLFQVVEAGGVPTHLVAVAGEQELLARRVAIIPLEVVVRNVVAGSLARRLGLAPGQVLEEPVLELYYKRDDLGDPLINRAHVRLLGIATAAELDRIEALALAVNRILRPYLAERDLILVDFKLEFGRSGDDILLADEISPDTCRLWDRATGEPLDKDRFRHDLGGVADAYAEVWRRLEARG, encoded by the coding sequence ATGGCGTTGCCGCAGGCGCAGATCCCCCCGCGGGGCGAGCGCCTCTACGAGGGCAAGGCGAAGGTCGTCTACGCCACCGCGGACCCGGGTCTGGTGCGCATCTACTTCAAGGACGACGCCACCGCCTTCGACGGCCGCAAGCGCGGCACCATCGGCGAGAAGGGGCGCCTCAACGCCCGCATCGCCGCCCACCTGTTCCAGGTGGTGGAGGCGGGCGGCGTCCCCACCCACCTGGTGGCGGTGGCCGGGGAGCAGGAGCTGCTGGCCCGGCGGGTCGCGATCATCCCCCTCGAGGTGGTGGTGCGCAACGTCGTCGCCGGCAGCCTGGCCCGCCGCCTGGGGCTCGCCCCGGGGCAGGTCCTGGAGGAGCCGGTCCTCGAGCTCTACTACAAGCGGGACGATCTGGGCGACCCCTTGATCAACCGCGCCCACGTGCGCCTGCTGGGGATCGCCACCGCGGCGGAGCTGGACCGGATCGAGGCGCTGGCCCTGGCCGTGAACCGCATCCTGCGGCCCTACCTGGCCGAGCGCGACCTGATCCTGGTCGACTTCAAGCTGGAGTTCGGGCGCAGCGGCGACGACATCCTGCTGGCCGACGAGATCTCGCCCGACACCTGCCGGCTCTGGGACCGGGCGACGGGCGAACCCCTGGACAAGGACCGCTTCCGCCACGACCTGGGCGGCGTCGCGGACGCCTACGCCGAGGTGTGGCGGCGCCTGGAGGCGAGGGGATGA
- the purB gene encoding adenylosuccinate lyase, protein MIERYTRPAMGRLWTLEHKYATWLEVELLALEAWEELGTVPRGTAARIRQRARIDVERILAIERRVHHDVIAFTTAIAEQVGDDARWVHYGLTSSDVVDTALAVNLVQAVDLLLAEVRTLREAVGEQARRHKDTVMVGRTHGVHAEPITFGVKLALWYAELGRNLDRLARARQAVAVGKVSGAVGTFAHVDPRVEAYVCRRLGLEPETVSSQIVARDRHAELLAALAILAGTYDKMAVEIRHLQRTEVREVEEPFRAGQKGSSAMPHKRNPEKCERISGLARVIRGYLVSALENQALWHERDISHSSVERIVLPDALILADYMTALLTEIVRDLHVYPAAMAANLERTGGLIFSQRVLLALVERGLRREEAYALVQELAMRGWQGERPFRQLVAEDPRVRAVLSPSEIEALFDPKPYLRHVDFIFRRAGLLPDGGGGAAPRPGGAGATGGVATGPGGEAAAGDGPGQGPAGGDGGGATGDGG, encoded by the coding sequence ATGATCGAGCGCTACACGCGGCCCGCCATGGGCCGCCTGTGGACCCTGGAGCACAAGTACGCCACCTGGCTCGAGGTCGAGCTCCTGGCCCTGGAGGCGTGGGAGGAGCTGGGCACCGTGCCCCGGGGAACCGCCGCCCGCATCCGCCAGCGGGCCCGCATCGACGTGGAGCGCATCCTGGCCATCGAGCGCCGGGTCCACCACGACGTCATCGCCTTCACCACCGCCATCGCCGAGCAGGTGGGCGACGACGCCCGCTGGGTCCACTACGGCCTGACCTCCTCCGACGTGGTGGACACCGCCCTGGCGGTCAACCTGGTCCAGGCCGTCGACCTGCTGCTCGCCGAGGTGCGCACCCTGCGGGAGGCCGTGGGGGAGCAGGCCCGCCGCCACAAGGACACGGTGATGGTCGGTCGCACCCACGGCGTCCACGCCGAGCCCATCACCTTCGGCGTCAAGCTGGCCCTCTGGTACGCCGAACTGGGCCGCAACCTGGACCGCCTGGCCCGGGCGCGGCAGGCCGTCGCGGTGGGCAAGGTCTCCGGCGCCGTCGGCACCTTCGCCCACGTGGACCCGCGGGTGGAGGCCTACGTCTGCCGCCGGCTCGGCCTCGAGCCGGAGACGGTCTCCAGCCAGATCGTCGCCCGCGACCGGCACGCCGAGCTGCTGGCCGCCCTGGCGATCCTGGCCGGCACCTACGACAAGATGGCCGTGGAGATCCGCCACCTCCAGCGGACCGAGGTGCGCGAGGTGGAAGAACCCTTCCGCGCCGGCCAGAAGGGCTCGTCGGCCATGCCCCACAAGCGCAACCCCGAGAAGTGCGAGCGCATCTCCGGCCTGGCCCGGGTGATCCGCGGCTACCTGGTCAGCGCCCTGGAGAACCAGGCCCTCTGGCACGAACGGGACATCTCCCACTCCTCCGTGGAGCGCATCGTCCTGCCCGACGCCCTGATCCTGGCCGACTACATGACCGCGCTGCTGACCGAGATCGTCCGGGACCTCCACGTCTACCCCGCGGCCATGGCCGCCAATCTGGAGCGGACGGGCGGCCTGATCTTCTCGCAGCGGGTGCTCCTGGCGCTGGTCGAACGCGGCCTGCGCCGCGAGGAGGCCTACGCCCTGGTCCAGGAGCTGGCCATGCGCGGCTGGCAGGGGGAGCGGCCCTTCCGCCAGCTGGTGGCGGAGGACCCGCGGGTGCGGGCGGTGCTGTCCCCGTCGGAGATCGAGGCCCTGTTCGATCCCAAGCCGTACCTGCGCCACGTGGACTTCATCTTCCGCCGGGCGGGACTCTTGCCGGACGGGGGCGGCGGGGCCGCCCCGCGACCCGGCGGCGCCGGGGCGACCGGCGGCGTGGCCACGGGCCCGGGCGGGGAGGCGGCCGCCGGCGACGGTCCCGGCCAGGGGCCGGCGGGCGGCGACGGCGGGGGTGCCACGGGCGACGGTGGGTGA
- a CDS encoding antibiotic biosynthesis monooxygenase has product MLVVINRIWPEPGSERRLEEAFARAPAMKDVPGCLGFEFWRRQPAAPAGHPRQADPTAAAPDVGPTGEPRRAEYLVVTRWASREAFEAWRRSPHFQHAHRDPSASAGARSELVMYEVLRQA; this is encoded by the coding sequence ATGCTCGTCGTGATCAACCGCATCTGGCCGGAGCCCGGGAGCGAGCGACGCCTCGAGGAGGCCTTCGCGCGCGCCCCTGCCATGAAGGATGTGCCCGGCTGCCTGGGCTTCGAGTTCTGGCGGCGGCAGCCCGCTGCGCCCGCCGGCCACCCCCGGCAGGCCGATCCGACCGCCGCGGCGCCCGACGTCGGGCCGACCGGGGAACCCCGCCGGGCCGAGTACCTGGTGGTCACCCGGTGGGCGTCCCGCGAGGCCTTCGAGGCGTGGCGGCGCAGTCCCCACTTCCAGCACGCCCACCGCGACCCGTCGGCCTCCGCCGGTGCGCGCAGCGAGCTGGTGATGTACGAGGTGCTGCGCCAGGCCTGA